From the genome of Nicotiana sylvestris chromosome 2, ASM39365v2, whole genome shotgun sequence, one region includes:
- the LOC104234599 gene encoding pentatricopeptide repeat-containing protein At3g29290 isoform X1: MVHVINNLPTLAVYLDGNEKNNRFCYSRRAKLRYPREIFALYTGKVKGCFSFNGSNLVYVSEKCTMFGFAQLKLPAVLFGFKEVKNLCSIALNVPYELESACDGESESSDVEKGNSTNDVYKLELSRKDCLMNTNIGNLDTNQSSSFLEETKNSAEDGIMYLEEMNEEVLSKRILKLSRQNKPKSALAIYKSMTFSGLKPDLHACNSLLSSLLRNGMLDIALKIFNSMKASELTTGHTYSLILKAVADARGCDAAMNMFSELISSKNLREKIDIVVYNTMISIFAKANSWYQAQKIWSILTDNGQVGTIVTYRLLVCTFVRCGQNELAIDAYSEMIRNGLSPEGDTMHAIIGAYTREGKYDSALNVLQCMLDNELKPNARACNAVINSLGKAGKVKLSFEVYELMKSLGHAPDAYTWNSLLNALNRANRYSEALQLFERIRNPQSVILNVHIYNTILTSCHRLGLWDKAVQILWQMEASEIPVSTASYNQVIGACEVARRPKVALQVYYRMVRQKHSPDIFTLLSLMRVCIWGSLWNEAVEILKLSAPNGSLYNAAIQGMFLTGKIDLAKKLYTEMRERGLQPDGKTRAMMLQNLPKHSMRNRRRNVQKYKF; encoded by the exons ATGGTACATGTGATAAACAACTTACCTACTTTGGCAGTTTATTTAGATGGAAATGAGAAGAACAATCGATTTTGTTATTCAAGAAGGGCTAAATTAAGATACCCACGTGAGATATTCGCTCTTTATACTGGAAAAGTGAAAGGGTGTTTTAGTTTTAATGGTTCTAATTTAGTGTATGTTTCTGAAAAATGCACTATGTTTGGATTTGCACAGCTAAAGTTGCCAGCAGTTTTATTTGGCTTCAAGGAAGTGAAAAACCTGTGCAGCATAGCTCTGAATGTCCCTTATGAGCTTGAATCCGCGTGTGACGGAGAGAGTGAGAGTTCTgatgttgaaaaaggaaattcaaCCAATGATGTATATAAGCTGGAATTGTCTCGTAAGGACTGTTTGATGAATACAAATATTGGAAATCTTGATACAAACCAATCTTCAAGTTTTCTTGAAGAAACTAAAAATTCGGCTGAGGATGGGATTATGTACTTAGAAGAGATGAATGAGGAGGTATTGTCAAAAAGGATCTTGAAGCTCAGCAGGCAAAATAAACCGAAAAGTGCATTGGCGATATACAAGTCGATGACTTTTTCAGGTCTTAAACCTGATTTACATGCATGTAATTCCCTTCTTTCAAGTCTCTTGAGGAATGGAATGCTTGATATTGCTTTAAAGATCTTCAACTCCATGAAGGCTAGTGAGCTAACAACTGGCCACACTTATAGCTTAATTCTGAAGGCAGTTGCTGATGCTCGGGGTTGTGACGCAGCAATGAACATGTTCAGTGAATTGATAAGCAGTAAGAATCTTAGAGAAAAAATTGACATTGTTGTATACAACACAATGATATCCATTTTTGCAAAAGCAAACAGCTGGTATCAGGCACAAAAGATCTGGAGCATTTTGACGGATAATGGTCAAGTTGGAACGATAGTCACTTACCGTCTACTAGTTTGCACATTTGTTCGTTGTGGTCAGAATGAATTAGCTATTGATGCGTACAGTGAGATGATTCGAAATGGATTGAGCCCTGAAGGTGATACAATGCATGCTATTATTGGAGCATACACTAGGGAGGGTAAGTATGACTCTGCATTGAACGTCTTGCAATGTATGTTGGACAACGAGCTGAAGCCAAATGCAAGAGCATGCAACGCTGTGATAAACTCACTTGGAAAAGCTGGCAAAGTCAAGCTTTCATTTGAAGTTTATGAGTTGATGAAATCATTAGGTCATGCACCTGATGCGTACACATGGAATTCATTGCTCAATGCCTTAAACAGGGCAAATCGATATTCAGAGGCACTTCAGCTCTTTGAGAGAATCAGGAATCCTCAAAGTGTCATTTTGAATGTGCATATATACAATACTATTTTGACATCGTGCCACAGGCTTGGGTTGTGGGACAAAGCTGTACAGATACTGTGGCAGATGGAGGCTTCCGAAATCCCGGTTTCAACTGCATCCTATAATCAAGTAATTGGAGCTTGTGAGGTAGCGAGAAGGCCCAAGGTTGCGCTACAAGTTTATTACCGCATGGTTCGCCAAAAACATTCTCCTGACATATTTACTCTATTGTCGTTGATGAGAGTTTGCATCTGGGGTTCTCTCTGGAATGAAGCAGTGGAAATACTAAAA CTTTCTGCACCAAATGGATCACTTTACAATGCTGCTATTCAAGGGATGTTTTTAACAGGAAAGATTGATTTGGCTAAGAAGCTGTACACGGAAATGCGTGAAAGAGGCCTTCAACCTGATGGCAAGACACGGGCTATGATGCTGCAAAACTTACCAAAGCATTCCATGAGAAATAGAAGGCGTAATGtgcaaaaatataaattttga
- the LOC104234599 gene encoding pentatricopeptide repeat-containing protein At3g29290 isoform X2, whose product MNTNIGNLDTNQSSSFLEETKNSAEDGIMYLEEMNEEVLSKRILKLSRQNKPKSALAIYKSMTFSGLKPDLHACNSLLSSLLRNGMLDIALKIFNSMKASELTTGHTYSLILKAVADARGCDAAMNMFSELISSKNLREKIDIVVYNTMISIFAKANSWYQAQKIWSILTDNGQVGTIVTYRLLVCTFVRCGQNELAIDAYSEMIRNGLSPEGDTMHAIIGAYTREGKYDSALNVLQCMLDNELKPNARACNAVINSLGKAGKVKLSFEVYELMKSLGHAPDAYTWNSLLNALNRANRYSEALQLFERIRNPQSVILNVHIYNTILTSCHRLGLWDKAVQILWQMEASEIPVSTASYNQVIGACEVARRPKVALQVYYRMVRQKHSPDIFTLLSLMRVCIWGSLWNEAVEILKLSAPNGSLYNAAIQGMFLTGKIDLAKKLYTEMRERGLQPDGKTRAMMLQNLPKHSMRNRRRNVQKYKF is encoded by the exons ATGAATACAAATATTGGAAATCTTGATACAAACCAATCTTCAAGTTTTCTTGAAGAAACTAAAAATTCGGCTGAGGATGGGATTATGTACTTAGAAGAGATGAATGAGGAGGTATTGTCAAAAAGGATCTTGAAGCTCAGCAGGCAAAATAAACCGAAAAGTGCATTGGCGATATACAAGTCGATGACTTTTTCAGGTCTTAAACCTGATTTACATGCATGTAATTCCCTTCTTTCAAGTCTCTTGAGGAATGGAATGCTTGATATTGCTTTAAAGATCTTCAACTCCATGAAGGCTAGTGAGCTAACAACTGGCCACACTTATAGCTTAATTCTGAAGGCAGTTGCTGATGCTCGGGGTTGTGACGCAGCAATGAACATGTTCAGTGAATTGATAAGCAGTAAGAATCTTAGAGAAAAAATTGACATTGTTGTATACAACACAATGATATCCATTTTTGCAAAAGCAAACAGCTGGTATCAGGCACAAAAGATCTGGAGCATTTTGACGGATAATGGTCAAGTTGGAACGATAGTCACTTACCGTCTACTAGTTTGCACATTTGTTCGTTGTGGTCAGAATGAATTAGCTATTGATGCGTACAGTGAGATGATTCGAAATGGATTGAGCCCTGAAGGTGATACAATGCATGCTATTATTGGAGCATACACTAGGGAGGGTAAGTATGACTCTGCATTGAACGTCTTGCAATGTATGTTGGACAACGAGCTGAAGCCAAATGCAAGAGCATGCAACGCTGTGATAAACTCACTTGGAAAAGCTGGCAAAGTCAAGCTTTCATTTGAAGTTTATGAGTTGATGAAATCATTAGGTCATGCACCTGATGCGTACACATGGAATTCATTGCTCAATGCCTTAAACAGGGCAAATCGATATTCAGAGGCACTTCAGCTCTTTGAGAGAATCAGGAATCCTCAAAGTGTCATTTTGAATGTGCATATATACAATACTATTTTGACATCGTGCCACAGGCTTGGGTTGTGGGACAAAGCTGTACAGATACTGTGGCAGATGGAGGCTTCCGAAATCCCGGTTTCAACTGCATCCTATAATCAAGTAATTGGAGCTTGTGAGGTAGCGAGAAGGCCCAAGGTTGCGCTACAAGTTTATTACCGCATGGTTCGCCAAAAACATTCTCCTGACATATTTACTCTATTGTCGTTGATGAGAGTTTGCATCTGGGGTTCTCTCTGGAATGAAGCAGTGGAAATACTAAAA CTTTCTGCACCAAATGGATCACTTTACAATGCTGCTATTCAAGGGATGTTTTTAACAGGAAAGATTGATTTGGCTAAGAAGCTGTACACGGAAATGCGTGAAAGAGGCCTTCAACCTGATGGCAAGACACGGGCTATGATGCTGCAAAACTTACCAAAGCATTCCATGAGAAATAGAAGGCGTAATGtgcaaaaatataaattttga
- the LOC104234577 gene encoding chaperone protein ClpB3, chloroplastic, producing MSTVTSISGVQLCVPSSSNSSSRITLFSSPSVNFSGKSRVLKQFNSSKLKRKDVFFTRKTEKLSRSSRFTVRCDASGGKITQQEFTEMAWQAIVSSPEIAKENKHQIVETEHLMKALLEQKNGLARRIFSKAGVDNTRLLEATDRFIQRQPKVLGESAGSMLGRDLETLIQRAREFKKEYNDSFVSVEHLVLGFPQDKRFGKQLFADFQITQKTLKDAIQSIRGRQNVIDQDPEGKYEALEKYGKDLTAMARAGKLDPVIGRDDEIRRCIQILSRRTKNNPVLIGEPGVGKTAISEGLAQRIVQGDVPQALMNRRLISLDMGALIAGAKYRGEFEDRLKAVLKEVTDSEGQIILFIDEIHTVVGAGATNGAMDAGNLLKPMLGRGELRCIGATTLDEYRKYIEKDPALERRFQQVYVDQPTVENTISILRGLRERYELHHGVRISDTALVDAAVLSDRYISGRFLPDKAIDLVDEAAAKLKMEITSKPTALDEINRAVLKLEMERLSLTNDTDKASKDRLNRLEAELSLLKEKQAELTEQWEHEKTVMTRIQSVKEEIDRVNLEIQQAEREYDLNRAAELKYGSLNSLQRQLAAAEKELDEYMKSGKSMLREEVTGNDIAEIVSKWTGIPVSKLQQSEREKLLHLEEELHKRVVGQDPAVRAVAEAIQRSRAGLSDPHRPIASFMFMGPTGVGKTELAKALANYLFNTEEALVRIDMSEYMEKHAVSRLIGAPPGYVGYEEGGQLTEIVRRRPYAVILFDEIEKAHADVFNVFLQILDDGRVTDSQGRTVSFTNTVIIMTSNVGSQYILNTDDDDVPKETTYQNIKQRVMEAARAVFRPEFMNRVDEYIVFQPLDRNQISSIVRLQLERVQQRLADRKMKIQVSDAAIQLLGSLGYDPNYGARPVKRVIQQNIENELAKGILRGDFKDEDTVLIDTEVTAFSNGQLPQQKLVFRRSGSGSDSPAENQEAFSQKL from the exons ATGTCAACAGTGACGTCAATTTCCGGCGTTCAACTTTGCGTTCCTTCTTCTTCCAATTCTTCAAGCCGAATAACTCTATTTTCTTCTCCGTCGGTGAACTTCTCTGGCAAATCTCGAGTTCTCAAGCAGTTTAATTCGTCGAAATTGAAGAGGAAAGATGTGTTCTTCACTAGAAAAACTGAGAAGCTGTCCAGAAGCTCCAGGTTTACCGTACGTTGTGATGCTTCGGGTGGAAAG ATTACTCAGCAAGAATTTACGGAAATGGCATGGCAAGCAATTGTTTCATCGCCAGAAATAGCAAAAGAGAACAAGCATCAAATAGTAGAGACGGAGCACTTGATGAAGGCACTGTTGGAGCAGAAGAATGGACTGGCTCGTCGTATATTCTCCAAGGCAGGTGTAGATAATACCCGGCTTTTAGAGGCTACCGACAGATTTATTCAACGCCAACCGAAG GTTCTTGGTGAGTCAGCTGGTTCTATGTTAGGCCGGGATTTGGAAACTCTGATACAGAGAGCCAGAGAGTTCAAGAAAGAGTACAATGATTCCTTTGTGTCAGTTGAGCATTTGGTGCTTGGCTTCCCACAAGATAAACGATTTGGGAAGcaattgtttgctgatttccagATTACCCAGAAGACACTGAAAGATGCCATCCAATCCATAAGGGGACGCCAAAATGTTATTGATCAAG ATCCTGAGGGGAAGTATGAAGCACTAGAAAAATATGGAAAAGATCTAACTGCTATGGCAAGAGCAGGAAAGCTTGACCCAGTTATAGGCAGAGATGATGAGATTCGTAGATGCATACAAATTCTCTCCAGGAGAACAAAGAATAACCCAGTGTTAATTGGTGAGCCTGGAGTTGGGAAAACTGCCATCTCTGAAGG GCTTGCACAGAGAATTGTGCAAGGAGATGTACCTCAAGCTTTAATGAATCGACGG TTGATATCTCTTGATATGGGTGCACTGATAGCTGGTGCAAAATATCGTGGCGAATTTGAAGACAGACTAAAGGCTGTGCTTAAGGAAGTGACAGACTCCGAAGGGCAGATTATCCTTTTCATTGACGAGATACATACTGTTGTTGGGGCAG GTGCCACTAATGGTGCAATGGATGCTGGGAATCTCTTGAAACCGATGCTCGGTCGAGGAGAATTACGATGTATTGGTGCAACTACCTTGGATGAATACCGTAAATATATCGAGAAAGATCCTGCCCTGGAGCGTCGTTTTCAGCAAGTTTATGTTGACCAGCCTACGGTTGAAAATACCATCTCTATACTTCGTGGACTGCGTGAAAGATATGAGCTGCATCATGGGGTCCGCATTTCAGACACTGCACTTGTTGATGCTGCAGTTCTCTCGGACCGTTATATTAGTGGACGCTTTCTACCTGACAAAG CTATTGATCTAGTTGATGAAGCAGCTGCAAAACTGAAAATGGAGATTACCTCAAAACCTACAGCCCTTGATGAGATCAATCGTGCAGTTTTAAAGTTGGAGATGGAGAGGCTATCTCTAACTAATGATACAGATAAAGCATCAAAAGATCGGTTAAACCGCCTTGAGGCTGAATTGTCTCTTTTAAAGGAGAAACAAGCAGAGCTGACTGAGCAGTGGGAGCATGAAAAAACTGTCATGACTCGCATACAGTCGGTTAAGGAAGAG ATTGACAGGGTAAATCTTGAGATCCAGCAAGCAGAGCGGGAATATGATCTTAACCGTGCTGCCGAACTGAAGTATGGGAGTCTAAACTCCTTGCAGCGTCAACTTGCTGCTGCAGAAAAAGAACTAGATGAGTATATGAAGTCTGGAAAATCGATGCTGAGAGAAGAAGTTACTGGGAATGATATTGCGGAGATTGTCAGCAAGTGGACTGGAATTCCTGTTTCTAAGTTACAACAGTCAGAGCGGGAAAAGCTGCTGCATCTGGAGGAAGAGCTACACAAACGTGTTGTTGGTCAAGATCCAGCAGTGAGAGCAGTAGCAGAGGCAATTCAGCGCTCGCGTGCTGGACTTTCAGATCCTCATCGTCCTATTGCCAGCTTTATGTTCATGGGTCCCACTGGAGTTGGAAAGACAGAGCTAGCTAAGGCGCTTGCTAACTATTTGTTCAATACTGAAGAAGCACTTGTGCGCATTGATATGAGTGAATATATGGAGAAGCATGCAGTTTCAAGATTGATAGGAGCTCCACCTGGTTATGTTGGGTATGAGGAAGGAGGGCAGTTGACGGAGATTGTTCGCAGGAGACCATATGCAGTCATATTGTTTGATGAAATCGAAAAAGCCCATGCAGATGTATTTAATGTGTTCCTCCAAATCTTGGATGATGGTAGGGTGACTGACTCACAAGGACGCACTGTGAGTTTCACCAATACTGTTATCATCATGACATCGAATGTTGGTTCACAATATATCCTCAATACGGATGATGACGATGTGCCGAAGGAAACAACTTATCAAAATATAAAGCAAAGGGTGATGGAGGCTGCGCGTGCAGTATTCCGTCCTGAATTCATGAATCGGGTTGATGAATATATAGTATTCCAGCCTCTCGATCGCAACCAGATCAGTAGCATTGTGCGATTACAG CTTGAGAGAGTACAGCAAAGATTAGCTGATCGCAAAATGAAGATTCAAGTGAGCGATGCTGCTATTCAACTGCTTGGGAGTCTTGGTTATGATCCCAACTATGGAGCACGGCCAGTGAAGCGGGTGATCCAGCAGAATATTGAGAATGAATTGGCCAAAGGAATCTTAAGAGGAGATTTCAAGGATGAGGACACTGTTTTAATAGACACTGAGGTCACAGCATTCTCCAATGGACAACTTCCTCAGCAGAAGCTAGTGTTTAGAAGATCAGGATCTGGTTCAGATTCTCCAGCAGAGAACCAAGAAGCTTTCTCTCAGAAACTATGA
- the LOC104234583 gene encoding membrane-anchored ubiquitin-fold protein 2, with protein sequence MSAVQDQLEIKFRLIDGTDIGPRSFSAATSVATLKENILAQWPKEKDNGPRTVKDVKLISAGRILENNRTVGECRSPLCDIPGGVTTMHVVVQPPAQEKEKKASDDMKQNKCLCVIL encoded by the exons ATGTCTGCAGTTCAAGATCAACTGGAGATCAAGTTTAGATTGATTGATGGAACAGACATTGGTCCGAGGAGTTTTTCTGCGGCTACAAGCGTAGCAACTTTAAAGGAGAACATCCTTGCTCAGTGGCCTAAAG AGAAGGATAATGGTCCGCGGACAGTAAAAGATGTCAAGTTAATCAGCGCTGGAAGAATACTGGAAAATAACAGAACAGTGGGTGAGTGCAGAAGCCCATTATGTGATATTCCAGGAGGAGTTACGACCATGCATGTGGTTGTTCAACCACCAGCACAAGAGAAAG AGAAAAAAGCATCAGATGACATGAAGCAGAATAAGTGCCTCTGTGTTATACTATGA
- the LOC104234591 gene encoding probable galacturonosyltransferase 13, whose protein sequence is MQLHFSPSMRSITISSSSNSGNGGYVGDLMKIKVAARHFSYRTLFHTILILAFLLPFVFILTALVTLEGVNKCSSFDCLGRRLGPKLLGRTDDSGRLVKDFVKILNQVNSEEVPAGLKLPESFNQLVVEMKNNKYSTKEFALMLKGMMEKSERDIRESKFAELMNKHFAASAIPKGIHCLSLRLTDEYSSNAHARRQLPSPELLPLLSDNSLHHFVVSTDNILAASVVVNSALQSSLKPEKIVFHVITDKKTYAGMHSWFALNPVTPALVEVKGVHQFDWLTRENVPVLEAVESHHGIRKYYHGNHVTGANLSDTTPRSFASKLQARSPKYISLLNHLRIYLPELFPNLDKVVFLDDDVVIQQDLSPLWDIDLHGKVNGAVETCKGEDKWVMSKRFRNYFNFSHPLIAKHLNPDDCAWAYGMNIFDLRAWRKKNITDTYHAWLKENLKSNLTMWKLGTLPPALIAFKGHVLPIEPSWHMLGLGYQNKTNVNNVKKAAVIHYNGQAKPWLEIGFEHLRPFWTKFVNSSNDFIRNCHILE, encoded by the exons ATGCAGCTGCACTTCTCACCTAGCATGAGAAGTATAACAATATCGAGCAGCAGCAATAGTGGAAATGGAGGGTATGTTGGGGATTTGATGAAGATCAAGGTCGCAGCTCGCCACTTCTCCTACCGAACGCTTTTTCATACCATTCTTATCTTAGCTTTCTTGTTGCCCTTTGTCTTCATTCTCACTGCTCTTGTTACCCTTGAAGGTGTCAACAAGTGCTCCTCTTTTG ATTGTTTAGGTAGAAGATTAGGACCAAAGCTTCTTGGACGAACTGATGATTCAGGA AGGCTGGTCAAGGATTTTGTTAAGATCCTCAATCAAGTGAACTCTGAGGAAGTGCCTGCTGGTTTGAAACTCCCAGAGTCATTTAATCAACTTGttgttgaaatgaaaaacaaCAAGTACAGCACAAAAGAATTTGCTTTGATGCTAAAGGGAATG ATGGAGAAATCTGAAAGGGATATTAGGGAATCAAAATTTGCAGAGCTGATGAATAAACACTTTGCTGCAAGTGCAATTCCTAAAGGCATTCACTGTCTTTCGCTGCGGTTGACTGATGAGTACTCCTCAAATGCTCATGCACGCAGACAGTTGCCGTCACCAGAGCTACTCCCTCTACTATCTGACAATTCATTGCATCACTTTGTAGTGTCCACTGATAACATCTTGGCTGCCTCAGTTGTTGTTAATTCTGCTCTGCAGTCATCTCTGAAGCCTGAAAAGATTGTTTTCCATGTTATCACTGATAAGAAAACATATGCTGGCATGCACTCATGGTTTGCTTTGAATCCTGTCACTCCTGCTCTTGTGGAGGTTAAAGGTGTTCATCAGTTTGACTGGTTGACAAGAGAAAATGTTCCAGTGCTTGAAGCAGTTGAGAGCCATCATGGTATTCGGAAATACTACCATGGAAATCATGTTACGGGTGCCAATCTCAGTGACACAACTCCGCGATCTTTTGCTTCCAAATTGCAGGCTCGAAGTCCAAAGTATATATCTTTGCTCAATCATCTTCGCATATATTTGCCTGAG CTCTTCCCAAACCTTGACAAAGTGGTTTTCTTAGATGATGATGTTGTAATTCAGCAAGATTTATCTCCCTTGTGGGACATTGACCTACATGGTAAGGTCAATGGAGCAGTTGAGACTTGTAAAGGTGAAGATAAGTGGGTGATGTCTAAGCGATTCAGAAATTACTTCAATTTTTCTCATCCTCTAATAGCAAAGCATTTGAACCCTGATGACTGTGCATGGGCTTATGGGATGAATatcttcgatttgcgtgcatggAGAAAGAAGAACATTACGGATACTTATCATGCATGGCTTAAAGAG AACCTGAAGTCAAACTTGACAATGTGGAAGCTTGGAACGCTACCTCCTGCTTTGATTGCATTCAAGGGTCATGTTCTCCCAATTGAACCGTCGTGGCACATGCTTGGCTTGGGCTATCAGAATAAGACCAATGTCAATAATGTGAAGAAGGCTGCCGTAATCCATTACAACGGCCAGGCTAAACCTTGGCTTGAGATAGGCTTTGAGCATCTCCGTCCTTTTTGGACCAAGTTCGTTAACAGCTCCAACGATTTTATCAGGAATTGCCACATATTGGAGTAG